A portion of the Camelus ferus isolate YT-003-E chromosome 16, BCGSAC_Cfer_1.0, whole genome shotgun sequence genome contains these proteins:
- the DUSP3 gene encoding dual specificity protein phosphatase 3: MSGPFELSVQDLNDLLSDGSGCYSLPSQPCNEVTPRIYVGNASVAQDIPKLQKLGITHVLNAAEGRSFMHVNTNANFYKDSGITYLGIKANDTQEFNLSAYFEKAADFIDQALAQKNGRVLVHCREGYSRSPTLVIAYLMMRQKMDVKSALSVVRQNREIGPNDGFLAQLCQLNDRLVKEGKLKL; this comes from the exons ATGTCGGGCCCGTTCGAGCTCTCGGTGCAGGATCTCAACGACTTGCTCTCGGACGGCAGCGGCTGCTACAGCCTCCCAAGCCAGCCCTGCAACGAGGTCACCCCCAGGATCTACGTGGGCAACGC GTCTGTGGCTCAAGACATCCCCAAGCTGCAGAAACTGGGCATCACCCACGTCCTGAACGCGGCTGAAGGCAGGTCCTTCATGCACGTGAACACCAATGCCAATTTCTACAAGGACTCCGGCATCACCTACCTGGGCATCAAGGCCAACGACACACAAGAGTTCAACCTCAGCGCCTACTTTGAAAAGGCGGCGGACTTCATCGACCAGGCCCTGGCTCAGAAGAATG GCCGAGTGCTGGTCCACTGCCGAGAGGGTTACAGCCGCTCACCAACGCTGGTCATCGCGTACCTCATGATGCGTCAGAAGATGGATGTCAAGTCTGCACTGAGCGTCGTGAGGCAGAACCGTGAGATCGGCCCCAACGATGGTTtcctggcccagctctgccagctcaATGACAGACTAGTCAAGGAAGGGAAATTGAAACTCTAG
- the SOST gene encoding sclerostin: protein MQLSLALCLVCLLMHAAFRVVEGQGWQAFKNDATEIIPELGEYPEPPPDLNNKTMNRAENGGRPPHHPFETKDASEYSCRELHFTRHVTDGPCRSAKPVTELVCSGQCGPARLLPNAIGRGKWWRPSGPDFRCIPDRYRAQRVQLLCPGGAAPRARKVRLVASCKCKRLTRFHNQSELKDFGPEAARPQKGRKPRPRARSTKANGAELENAY from the exons ATGCAGCTCTCTCTTGCCCTGTGTCTCGTCTGCCTGCTGATGCATGCAGCCTTCCGCGTGGTCGAGGGCCAGGGGTGGCAGGCCTTCAAGAACGACGCCACGGAAATCATTCCTGAGCTGGGCGAGTACCCTGAGCCTCCACCAGATCTGAACAACAAGACCATGAACCGGGCGGAGAATGGAGGGaggcctccccaccacccctttgAGACCAAAG ACGCCTCCGAGTACAGCTGCCGCGAGCTGCACTTCACCCGCCACGTGACGGACGGGCCGTGCCGCAGCGCCAAGCCGGTCACCGAGCTGGTGTGCTCGGGCCAGTGCGGCCCGGCGCGCCTGCTGCCCAACGCCATCGGCCGCGGCAAGTGGTGGCGCCCGAGCGGGCCCGACTTCCGCTGCATCCCCGATCGCTACCGCGCGCAGCGGGTGCAGCTGCTGTGTCCCGGCGGCGCGGCGCCGCGCGCGCGCAAGGTGCGCCTGGTGGCCTCGTGCAAGTGCAAGCGCCTCACTCGCTTCCACAACCAGTCCGAGCTCAAGGACTTCGGGCCCGAGGCCGCGCGGCCGCAGAAGGGCCGGAAGCCGCGGCCCCGCGCTCGGAGCACCAAAGCCAACGGGGCCGAGCTGGAGAACGCCTATTAG